From one Pelagicoccus sp. SDUM812003 genomic stretch:
- a CDS encoding YcxB family protein, producing MKIRYNNTRADLIKGQLWMLAHNNFAVTFFGILWMAIASLSFNSSAVAEATIFTKFLFALIQATIALSIGGCFSVFYVLLSVFTRKSTGLVGEHELTILDDGIEEVTEVNKTLNKWEGMKGLKESKSLCLLYVTQATAHVIPRNRELIEGDLDEFLSEVKMKLNNV from the coding sequence ATGAAAATCAGATACAATAACACCAGAGCAGACCTAATCAAAGGTCAGTTGTGGATGCTAGCGCACAACAATTTCGCCGTAACGTTTTTCGGCATACTCTGGATGGCAATAGCTTCTCTGTCCTTCAACAGTTCTGCAGTAGCCGAAGCAACGATCTTCACGAAATTTCTCTTTGCTCTAATTCAAGCCACTATCGCCCTATCCATAGGAGGCTGTTTTTCTGTCTTCTACGTACTGCTCTCGGTCTTCACTCGAAAGAGCACTGGCTTGGTTGGAGAGCACGAATTAACCATTCTAGATGATGGAATCGAAGAAGTAACCGAGGTGAATAAAACACTCAATAAATGGGAAGGAATGAAAGGATTGAAAGAATCTAAGAGCCTCTGCCTTCTCTACGTCACGCAAGCAACCGCACATGTCATCCCTAGGAATCGAGAACTCATAGAGGGCGATTTAGACGAGTTTCTCTCGGAGGTGAAAATGAAATTAAACAATGTCTAA